AAATATCTTACCCTATTTGATTGCCATGATTGTGGCGATTGGTATGCTGCGGGCGTCTGGTTTTTTTACCTTATTGGGACGATTGCTTGCTCCACTTATGGAGTTGATTGGCATGCCTTCAGAAGTCTTGCCCTTAGCGCTGATTCGTCCTTTCTCGGGTAGTGCCTCAACAGGAATTATGGCCGAGTTGATTCATCAATATGGCGGAAATTCATTGATTGCTAAAACTGCCGCCACCATGATGGGTAGTACAGAAACAACTTTTTATGTCATTGCGGTGTATTTTGGTTCCGTAGGTATTCGTAGAACACGCCACGCAATTCCCGCCGGCTTATTGGCAGACCTAGCGGGCATTATTGCCTCAGTAGTTATTTGTCGTTATTT
Above is a genomic segment from Legionella lytica containing:
- a CDS encoding spore maturation protein; the encoded protein is MSGIANQLSNWMLLLFVVGIPLYAAIKKVNVFDAFIVGAKQGFDTVLNILPYLIAMIVAIGMLRASGFFTLLGRLLAPLMELIGMPSEVLPLALIRPFSGSASTGIMAELIHQYGGNSLIAKTAATMMGSTETTFYVIAVYFGSVGIRRTRHAIPAGLLADLAGIIASVVICRYLFG